Below is a genomic region from Rana temporaria chromosome 3, aRanTem1.1, whole genome shotgun sequence.
ttgattagccattcaaacatgcaaatgagggaaatatggcgattcacgaacctgtgtGCGCCCGAtgtaggctacgcgaggtgcgcttaagttgtacgtccggcataaagttattccccataaaggaggcgcaacccagcagcagacatgcaaaggtctgcaccagggaacacaagccagcgtattttacgttggacgtgtgtccaCTTCCATCTATGCCGGCCTATGCCTTCGAATCCTACACCACGCtggtgcagcgttgggagcactggctttctgaattcaatgcttgcctctccgtgcTACGACAGCGTGGCGTACGGCATTTGCGcttcggcggcgtaatgtgcgcccacactctgtgaatctgggtcatAGTCTCTTCGGAGATAGACCCCATCACGTGGTCTGATCATGCCCCCATTACCCTGTACCTGGTCCTGTCCCTGGTCCTCCATGCTGCATCATCCAAAACATGCCATTGGCGACTCAACAAGTCTCTTTTGCGGCATGCTGAAACCAAAGATAGACTCTCCAGAaactggaagaattttttttcatttaaatgaaggctCAGTCTCAGACACATCCATTGTATGGGAGGGCCCACAAGGCTGTCTTCAGAGATTAATGCATTTCTGCCAGTTCACGCTTGAAAAGTGACTCTGTTAGACTGGGGTCGGAGCTCCTGGCCCAACTATGTGCGGCAGAGGTGCAGTTACTTTGTCTCCCCACAGAAAATCGCTTGCGTGCAGTGATATCTATACGTAATCGTATTAAGTCTAGCGACATGAGCAAAATCTCAAAGTCAATGTTATGATCTAGGCAAAAGTTTTATGAATATGCTGACAAACCGCATAGGATGTTAGTTCACAGACTTAAGCCCGCCCTTTTTTATCCATTCCTGACCATATTGTACAACCAGACGGCACCCCTACTTACTGTCCAGGGTGTTTGGAGAGTTTTATAATAAGCTTTACAACTACTTAAGCACAGATCCACAGATTTACAGATTTAGTTTTCACAAGACAAGCTACACTCTTTTTTATTGTCTATACACCTTCCGAAATTGTCACCAGATCAATGCTCCTCTCTTAATGAACCCACAAGCGCTGAAGAATTAACTGATGTAATTAAACACCTCCCCTTACAGACGGTCTcccatattcctattacacgaCATTTCTCCCAACCTTGGCTCCACATTTGGTAAACCTTTTTTCCTCTCTCCTCCAGGCTAAATTACCACATTATTCCTCATTACATGCttttgtcattgtcatccctaaATTGGGTAAAGACCCACCCATCCCGATAACTATCACCCTATTGCCCTATTAAATTCAGATTACAAAATGTTCACCAAAATTTTAGCGAACAGACTTTCCTTGCTATTACCATCACATACATAGagatcaggtgggttttgtccccaCAAGACATGTAACCCTGGAAAGAGAGGTCTTTGCTGTCCCTTGCGGCTTGCAGGAGTCTCTCTTTGGTATGATAATAATGGTATTAAATAATGACATTCCTGGGAGGGCCCTCGGTTGGTTTAGGGGCCAGGGACTTGTGTATATGGTCAAATTCCAACACTTATGGGGAATTTCAGGTGCTAGCTCTTGAAAAAAAGCATTAGCAGTCCCTTGCAGATCAGTAATGGCCTCAGGAATTCAACAGATGTGGAGGTTATCTCTGTGGGTCCTATTCTCTGCATCCTCTAGCTTATCCTGCAGATTTTCAAGTTCAACATTTAATTTGTCAACCTCCTCCCCATGCCCCTCCAATACTGTTGTTGCTAAGTCTATGAGTTGCTCCAGTTGGTTAGTGTGGTGGCTTAACCCTTTAAGGCCCTTTACCAAATCAGCAGAGGGCTTGCAGGAGGCTGAGGTTATTTTATCTTGCATTATGGAGCGATATTTAGGTAGCAGGGTGTCAGAGACCATAGTCATAGGGCTTACCAGGTCAGAAGGCAACTGGTGCAGGCTGTCCTTTGAGAGCTGTGTGGAGTCGTCTGGCTCCGGAGGCTCAGGCACCATATTGCCCTTACCTTTCCCCTTTCCTGCAGAGGGGGAGGCCTTTTGCTGTAAGTGGTAGTGCTGCTGGCTCTGGAGAGTGCAATGCATACCCACGGGGAGCCTGGTGGTATCTGCCGCCTCCGTAGCTGAATCACCTCTGTCGGGTAGTGGGCTGTGCCTTATTAGCAAAGAAAGAACGGTCCAAAGTCACAGagcgaggagatgaagtggccATCTTCCTCGATCTTGTGCCTTCTCCCCCCAGTCCAAGTTTTCAGGGCCACTTTGGCAGTGTGGGCTCTGAGACAGATTTTGATTTCCACTTGTGACCAGCAGCAGGTGGTATAAATAAGGAAGGACTGAAGCAGGAGGTTGTTTTGGCCTGGAACTTAGGGAAGCTAATACCTGAGAGAGCTACATTGGGAGATTGCTCTGTAAGAGAAAGGAAaatgtttgcaattttttttttttttgggtgactgggatttgtttttgtattttgttttgtttgttttctatgCAACCTTTTAAATAAATCTGACTACAAGTCTGAATTTAAAGAAAATACCTGCCTTTGGACTGCCTTTTTCCACAGAAGGTTATCGCCACTTGAGCTAACCCcaacaatatatgtatatatgtacatatatacagtatatggaaatCCATCAAAAATACCACTTATTGCTTGATTAGTAATattatgttttaatatttatttttctatcaaATTTGCATTTTTAATTAAATACAATTATAATTTTATGTTATCAATAGCTTTTTTAAAGTCCTTATTCCGTAATGTGTATATGATCGGATTAAGCAGTGGAGTAATTACAGTATAAAACAGAGAGAGGCTCTTATTCAGAATATCTAGTTGACCTTTCGTTGGAATCAAATACACAGCAATTAGCGTCCCATAAAAAATGCACACAGCAGTCAAGTGAGAGCTGCAGGTGGTGAAGACTTTCTTTCTTCCTGTAATTGATTTAATTTTGAGGATGGTTAAAACAATATAGATATAAGATATGAGAATTATCATAAAAGGTGCTATCATACAAATTAAACCTACTAAATAGGTCTGAATATGGATCCATGAAATATCAGAGCAGGAAAGCTCAAGTATGGGTTGATAGTCACAGAAGAAGT
It encodes:
- the LOC120930997 gene encoding olfactory receptor 11L1-like: MYLFITQLSLFDIILSTDILPNLLYIILHDGCTMSLAGCIIQFSFFAHAEASECFLLTVMSYDRYLAICKPLHYNSIMNQSICIKSVIIIWVLGLKITFIQSMSICSLYYCGPNIIHHFFCDYQPILELSCSDISWIHIQTYLVGLICMIAPFMIILISYIYIVLTILKIKSITGRKKVFTTCSSHLTAVCIFYGTLIAVYLIPTKGQLDILNKSLSLFYTVITPLLNPIIYTLRNKDFKKAIDNIKL